One Myxococcales bacterium genomic region harbors:
- a CDS encoding inositol monophosphatase has product MTLSNSRLVELLGVATEAANEAAAHLLSGFRAPLEVEHKGRRTDLVTRFDRESEAMLLRRLEKTGLHVVGEESGGSSVRGEPTFFVDPLDGTTNFVHGHPFFAVSIGLVAPGPDGVEVPVVGVVAAPALGVVFAGACSAEGEIVAPSTRAGVPCKVSLTEVIDDGLFATGFPYDRATNPDNNFAQFVAVKRRARGVRRCGSAALDLSLVADGTYDGYWEKRLNPWDLAGGAALVRASGGRVTALPRGVLDVREGHVLATNGRVHDALATLLDVRA; this is encoded by the coding sequence ATGACCCTCTCGAACTCACGCCTCGTGGAGCTGCTCGGCGTCGCCACCGAGGCCGCGAACGAGGCGGCCGCGCACCTCCTCTCGGGCTTTCGCGCGCCGCTCGAGGTCGAGCACAAGGGCCGCCGCACCGACCTGGTCACGCGCTTCGATCGCGAGAGCGAGGCCATGCTGCTCCGCCGCCTCGAGAAGACCGGGCTCCACGTCGTGGGCGAAGAGTCGGGCGGATCGTCGGTGCGTGGCGAGCCTACGTTCTTCGTGGACCCGCTCGACGGGACCACGAACTTCGTCCACGGTCACCCGTTCTTCGCCGTGTCGATCGGGCTCGTCGCGCCGGGGCCGGACGGCGTCGAGGTCCCTGTCGTGGGGGTCGTGGCGGCGCCGGCGCTGGGCGTCGTGTTCGCGGGGGCGTGCTCGGCCGAGGGGGAGATCGTGGCGCCGTCGACGCGCGCGGGCGTCCCTTGCAAGGTGAGCCTCACCGAGGTGATCGACGACGGCCTCTTCGCGACGGGCTTCCCGTACGATCGCGCCACCAACCCGGACAACAACTTCGCCCAGTTCGTCGCCGTGAAGCGCCGCGCGCGGGGCGTGCGGAGGTGCGGTTCGGCGGCCCTCGACCTCTCGCTCGTGGCCGACGGTACGTACGACGGTTACTGGGAAAAACGCCTGAACCCGTGGGATCTCGCGGGCGGCGCGGCGCTCGTGCGCGCTTCGGGTGGGCGTGTCACGGCGCTCCCACGAGGCGTGCTCGACGTCCGCGAGGGCCACGTGCTCGCTACGAACGGGCGCGTCCACGACGCCCTCGCCACGTTGCTCGACGTCCGCGCCTGA
- a CDS encoding VWA domain-containing protein, with the protein MSALLPRVAAAALVLGLAACDGPRLARDGTVIFPENGGGGASVLTANGVEYQDKADKPKPVIARDPNEPWRAPIGFILPRDGRFVETSKPTVLGTPGLGIVLRASDTRVPAWGGEVLVRVDVLAPAREGAARWGENVLLVVDGRGGDTLALAQAALEQLAGRDRVAVWDTAGARSLLPFLPASNRSMVLAALEKTLKKPVSAPVDLGTTLERAVASVPKTPAVSRVLVLTSGASDPYDKAVAKALDGLGKTRLSAVGTTRVTDYGRISALTALSGGVASAAADLDSRIEAVREAVPVSGETSFRDVRLTFEGTPAPSHVLEATGGEVRWRLDAGELALGDVRAGEARTELLRVTVPQWVPGERFYFTVTATLTEGTSRRSFAVNVPCVYDDDIERIAKSRHGDVIAYASAMATLKRLDAAFTGDKVMAIPGGLRKLAELHAQSMTLLARDLHDPSVAEQADLLKAILVATN; encoded by the coding sequence ATGAGTGCGCTCCTCCCTCGTGTGGCGGCCGCGGCGCTCGTGCTCGGCTTGGCCGCGTGCGACGGGCCGAGGCTCGCGCGCGACGGCACGGTGATCTTCCCCGAGAACGGCGGAGGCGGCGCGTCGGTGCTCACGGCCAACGGCGTCGAGTACCAAGACAAGGCCGACAAACCGAAGCCCGTCATCGCCCGCGATCCGAACGAGCCCTGGCGCGCGCCGATCGGCTTCATCCTCCCGAGGGACGGGCGCTTCGTCGAGACGAGCAAGCCCACGGTGCTCGGCACCCCGGGCCTCGGCATCGTGCTCCGCGCGAGCGACACGCGCGTGCCCGCGTGGGGCGGCGAGGTGCTCGTGCGCGTCGACGTGCTCGCGCCGGCTCGTGAAGGCGCGGCGCGATGGGGCGAGAACGTCCTCCTCGTGGTGGACGGGCGCGGCGGTGACACCCTCGCCCTCGCGCAGGCCGCCCTCGAGCAGCTCGCGGGGCGCGACCGCGTGGCCGTGTGGGACACGGCAGGCGCGCGGTCGCTCTTGCCTTTTTTGCCCGCGAGCAACCGCTCGATGGTGCTCGCCGCGCTCGAGAAGACCCTGAAGAAGCCGGTCTCGGCGCCGGTCGACCTCGGGACGACGCTCGAACGCGCGGTCGCGTCGGTGCCCAAGACCCCGGCCGTCTCCCGCGTGCTCGTGCTCACGAGTGGCGCGTCCGATCCGTACGACAAGGCGGTGGCGAAAGCGCTCGACGGCCTCGGAAAGACGCGCCTCTCCGCCGTAGGCACGACGCGCGTCACGGACTACGGGCGCATCTCGGCGCTCACGGCGCTGAGCGGGGGTGTCGCTTCTGCCGCGGCCGACCTCGACTCACGCATCGAGGCCGTGCGCGAGGCCGTCCCCGTGTCGGGCGAGACCTCCTTCCGCGACGTGCGCCTCACCTTCGAGGGGACCCCGGCGCCCTCGCATGTGCTCGAGGCCACGGGCGGCGAGGTGCGATGGCGGCTCGACGCGGGGGAGCTCGCGCTCGGCGACGTGCGCGCGGGCGAAGCACGCACCGAGCTGTTGCGGGTCACGGTTCCCCAGTGGGTGCCCGGCGAGCGCTTCTATTTCACGGTCACGGCCACCCTGACCGAGGGCACGTCGAGGCGCTCGTTCGCCGTCAACGTCCCATGTGTGTACGACGACGACATCGAGCGCATCGCGAAGTCGCGCCACGGGGACGTCATCGCCTACGCCTCGGCCATGGCCACCTTGAAGCGCCTCGACGCCGCGTTCACCGGCGACAAGGTCATGGCGATCCCGGGCGGCCTCCGCAAGCTCGCGGAGCTCCACGCCCAATCGATGACGTTGCTCGCCCGCGACCTCCACGATCCCTCCGTGGCCGAGCAAGCCGACCTCTTGAAGGCCATCTTGGTCGCCACGAACTAG
- a CDS encoding protein kinase has product MSARPHNETPEGAPFGRYRLLERLGKGGMAEVFKAKSFGVEGFEKIVVIKRILPELAESPLFVDMFIHEAKLAVRLSHANIVQVFDLGIAQTGPGDAGSYFMAMELVHGFDVATLLTRTRRLALPLPLETCVYIAGEVAKGLDHAHRRRDEDNVPLGVVHRDVSPQNVLLSYEGEVKVTDFGIAKARGALEPSGIEDTRARKLQGKFAYMSPEQAAGEEVDARSDLFSLGSLLYECITGVNPFSGPTTFETLRRVQMCEYPPIELLRPDIPPELAAIVRQAMSRSRDDRYQDAGRMYEALLAFLYSQGKRFGPHDLADFLVAFRGPRKAQESVLEPTLDTELPAHVTHLEQGSAPPPAVRGEADSGFFDVDRAAELGERREVTCLVVTLGDRGRSTEGEPDAATNEAALTIERYGGALVLREPEQLVALFGAGDPDAHDTETAVRCGLVVLRAIGSARPSAGVHTARIHVSREGEPTRDERLDSLVTVARDLSRSGDGMLALSPAAYRLVRDAFEIDTVTVTNVLGARSSTLVVKDVLGISDAIARFVGRKEELKAIGEILALSTRKKPRLITVRGESGIGKTRLLVEMERRLKKGGYDFATYLATCPPRGAEFPLSGIRCMLQVLCGVREGASQAQIAEVKPRLRALGMQEDEIFAVLSVLGATSKTPQIANARSALHAGFARMVGSLADDRPHVFAWDAAHAMDSASFEVLEEVHKRLPAARVVFVLAGRAGFSHPLEALPGHSSIELKDLSPEDVEHLVMLRLGIGRVPPPLLAFVRERAGGHPLFVEEVLKGLVDARAVTVAERGVVAMKLVGQELALPKTLRGLVASRVSRLSDQDRGVLQAAAIVGDTIELTVLATMTGRAIPELAKALANLKSGGFLVDAGPASLRFSSPVVREVVVDALTPKAAISLHAAAGSALEVVFANDIAEHAVRIATHLYEAGEREKVATYFAMSGKKRLLARQLDAAARDLSRAIELANAEERPPGELTEWLSDLADAVRLVRAAPEPFELCEKVIARVDAAGTLHDRVTARIAAGRMLAALHAFDAARAQLSQAEIVAQSEDALLRRVLTTSAELAARQGDFKRSASLLERLEGVPRHDDDKAEDHRIFIFLSQANAALGRRPEALRYLGRAEQLLPGDAAAACERTKCLALVDYFSRDFRGSAAACERAVDAARELGLVYEVALNLHNLGDTLVRLEDYPRAYGAFKQSLSYCDEASFERLASHNRMFLAFLDAVNGDEKGLVQLHLGIAYAEAHDFTWDVLTGRWLLAKVHLRKDERVAARAEYEKLRSLARGVGNRLVEGDCDEALALIPRT; this is encoded by the coding sequence ATGAGCGCGCGCCCCCACAACGAAACCCCCGAGGGAGCTCCGTTCGGGCGCTACCGCCTGCTCGAGCGGCTCGGCAAGGGCGGCATGGCCGAGGTCTTCAAGGCGAAGAGCTTCGGCGTCGAGGGCTTCGAGAAGATCGTCGTCATCAAGCGCATCTTGCCCGAGCTCGCCGAGAGCCCGCTCTTCGTCGACATGTTCATCCACGAGGCGAAGCTCGCCGTGCGCCTCTCGCACGCGAACATCGTCCAGGTGTTCGACCTCGGCATCGCGCAGACCGGCCCCGGCGACGCGGGCTCGTACTTCATGGCGATGGAGCTCGTGCACGGGTTCGACGTGGCCACGCTCCTCACGCGCACGCGCAGGCTCGCCCTCCCCCTCCCGCTCGAGACGTGCGTGTACATCGCGGGCGAGGTGGCGAAGGGGCTCGACCACGCGCACCGCCGCCGCGACGAGGACAACGTCCCCTTGGGCGTCGTGCACCGCGACGTGTCGCCCCAGAACGTGCTCCTCTCCTACGAGGGCGAGGTCAAGGTCACCGACTTCGGCATCGCCAAGGCCCGTGGCGCGCTCGAGCCCTCCGGCATCGAGGACACCCGCGCGCGGAAGCTCCAAGGCAAATTCGCGTACATGAGCCCCGAGCAGGCGGCAGGAGAAGAGGTCGACGCGCGGAGCGATCTCTTCTCGCTCGGCAGCCTCCTCTACGAGTGCATCACCGGGGTGAACCCCTTCAGCGGCCCCACGACGTTCGAGACGCTCCGCCGCGTCCAGATGTGCGAGTACCCGCCCATCGAGCTCCTCCGGCCGGACATCCCGCCCGAGCTCGCGGCGATCGTGCGCCAGGCCATGAGCCGCTCGCGCGACGATCGCTACCAAGACGCGGGCCGCATGTACGAGGCCCTGCTCGCGTTCCTCTACTCCCAAGGGAAGCGCTTCGGGCCGCACGACCTGGCCGATTTCCTCGTGGCCTTCCGCGGCCCACGCAAGGCCCAAGAGTCGGTCCTCGAGCCCACGCTCGACACCGAGCTCCCCGCGCACGTCACCCACCTCGAGCAAGGCTCGGCGCCGCCTCCGGCCGTGCGCGGAGAGGCCGACTCGGGCTTCTTCGACGTCGACCGCGCGGCCGAGCTCGGGGAGCGGCGCGAGGTCACCTGCCTCGTCGTCACCCTGGGCGATCGCGGCCGCTCCACCGAGGGCGAGCCCGACGCAGCCACGAACGAGGCCGCGCTCACCATCGAGCGCTACGGCGGCGCGCTGGTGCTCCGCGAGCCCGAGCAGCTCGTGGCCCTCTTCGGCGCCGGCGACCCCGACGCCCACGACACCGAGACGGCCGTGCGCTGCGGCCTCGTGGTCTTGCGCGCCATCGGGTCCGCGCGGCCGAGCGCCGGTGTGCACACCGCGCGCATCCACGTCTCTCGTGAGGGAGAGCCCACCCGCGACGAGCGCCTCGACTCGCTCGTGACCGTCGCGCGGGATCTCTCGCGCTCGGGGGACGGGATGCTCGCGTTGAGCCCCGCCGCCTACAGGCTCGTGCGCGACGCCTTCGAGATCGACACCGTCACGGTCACGAACGTGCTCGGCGCGCGCTCGTCCACCCTCGTCGTGAAGGACGTCCTCGGCATCTCGGACGCCATCGCGCGGTTCGTGGGCCGAAAAGAGGAGCTCAAGGCCATCGGCGAAATCTTGGCCCTCTCCACCCGCAAGAAGCCCCGCCTCATCACGGTGCGAGGAGAGAGCGGCATCGGGAAGACGCGCCTGCTCGTCGAGATGGAGCGGCGCCTCAAGAAGGGCGGCTACGACTTCGCCACGTACCTCGCCACCTGCCCGCCGCGCGGCGCCGAGTTCCCGCTGTCGGGCATTCGGTGCATGTTGCAGGTGCTCTGCGGCGTACGCGAGGGCGCGTCCCAGGCCCAAATCGCCGAGGTGAAGCCTCGCCTCCGCGCCCTCGGCATGCAAGAGGACGAGATCTTCGCCGTCCTCTCGGTGCTCGGCGCCACCTCGAAGACGCCGCAGATCGCGAACGCGCGAAGCGCCCTCCACGCCGGGTTCGCGCGCATGGTGGGCAGCCTCGCCGACGATCGCCCGCACGTCTTCGCGTGGGACGCGGCGCACGCGATGGACTCGGCGAGCTTCGAGGTGCTCGAAGAGGTGCACAAGCGGCTCCCGGCGGCGCGTGTCGTCTTCGTCTTGGCGGGCCGCGCGGGCTTCTCGCACCCCCTCGAGGCCCTCCCCGGGCACTCGTCGATCGAGCTCAAGGATCTCTCCCCCGAGGACGTCGAGCACCTCGTCATGCTGCGGCTGGGCATCGGGCGAGTGCCTCCGCCCCTCCTCGCGTTCGTTCGTGAGCGCGCCGGCGGTCACCCGCTCTTCGTCGAAGAGGTGCTGAAGGGCCTCGTCGACGCGCGCGCCGTCACCGTCGCCGAGCGGGGCGTCGTGGCCATGAAGCTCGTCGGCCAAGAGCTCGCCCTCCCGAAGACGCTGCGAGGCCTCGTCGCGAGCCGCGTGTCTCGCCTCTCGGATCAGGATCGTGGAGTCCTCCAGGCGGCCGCGATCGTCGGCGACACGATCGAGCTCACCGTGCTCGCCACCATGACGGGGCGCGCGATCCCGGAGCTCGCCAAGGCCCTCGCGAACCTGAAATCGGGCGGGTTCCTCGTCGACGCCGGCCCCGCGTCCCTGCGCTTCTCTTCGCCCGTCGTGCGCGAGGTCGTGGTCGATGCGCTCACGCCGAAGGCCGCTATCTCCCTCCACGCCGCCGCCGGGAGCGCGCTCGAGGTCGTCTTCGCGAACGATATCGCCGAGCACGCCGTCCGGATCGCGACCCACCTCTACGAGGCCGGGGAGCGCGAGAAGGTGGCCACGTACTTCGCGATGTCGGGCAAAAAGCGCCTCCTCGCGCGCCAGCTCGACGCCGCCGCCCGCGACCTCTCCCGCGCCATCGAGCTCGCGAACGCCGAAGAGCGGCCCCCGGGCGAGCTCACCGAGTGGCTCTCCGACCTCGCCGACGCCGTGCGCCTCGTGCGTGCCGCGCCCGAGCCGTTCGAGCTCTGCGAGAAGGTCATCGCGCGCGTCGACGCCGCCGGCACCCTCCACGATCGGGTCACGGCCCGCATCGCCGCGGGGCGCATGCTCGCGGCCCTCCACGCCTTCGACGCCGCGCGCGCGCAGCTCTCGCAGGCCGAGATCGTGGCCCAGAGCGAGGACGCCCTCCTCCGCCGTGTGCTCACCACGTCGGCCGAGCTCGCCGCGCGTCAGGGTGATTTCAAGCGCTCGGCCTCGCTCCTCGAGCGGCTCGAGGGCGTGCCTCGCCACGACGACGACAAGGCCGAGGACCACCGCATCTTCATCTTCTTGTCGCAAGCGAACGCCGCGCTCGGCCGCAGGCCCGAGGCGCTGCGCTATTTGGGGCGCGCCGAGCAGCTCCTCCCGGGTGACGCCGCCGCCGCCTGCGAGCGCACCAAGTGCCTCGCCCTGGTCGACTACTTCTCCCGCGATTTTCGCGGCTCGGCCGCCGCGTGCGAGCGCGCCGTCGACGCGGCCCGAGAGCTCGGCCTCGTGTACGAGGTCGCGCTCAACCTCCACAACCTAGGCGACACGCTCGTGCGGCTCGAGGACTACCCTCGCGCGTACGGCGCCTTCAAGCAGTCGCTCTCGTACTGCGACGAGGCCTCGTTCGAGCGCCTCGCGAGCCACAACCGCATGTTCCTCGCCTTCCTCGACGCGGTGAACGGCGACGAGAAGGGGCTCGTGCAGCTCCACCTCGGCATCGCGTACGCCGAAGCCCACGACTTCACCTGGGACGTGCTCACCGGGCGCTGGCTCCTCGCCAAGGTCCACCTCCGCAAAGACGAGCGCGTGGCGGCGCGAGCCGAGTACGAGAAGCTCCGGAGCCTCGCCCGCGGCGTCGGCAATCGCCTCGTCGAGGGCGACTGCGACGAGGCCCTCGCCCTGATCCCCCGCACCTGA
- a CDS encoding AAA family ATPase: protein MGAEQTIHLEKYAADAKALVAGAQALADERKHGQVEPLHLLSRAIERDRGVQEVFKKAGVSATDIAVETETQLGRLPKTQGGLAYLSTATLQLLGRAEKEADKSAVGVDHLLNALSQEIRGPAAVVLQAFGLGPGSLRPHMEALKSVPREIPVASNGGGGASSDGGAPKFTNDLTARAREGLIDPVIGRDLEVRRLLQILERRQKNHPLLVGEAGVGKTAIIGALAMRIAQGDVPHNLSGFVLHELEVGSLMAGAKLRGEVEERLKQVLTLVKQKDTVLVIDGIESLLGQGAAGSSVGDLLKPLLARGEVRLLATTTPEGVRKLQEKDPNLLRRFTVLGIDPPTPEKAIEILRGIATRFETYHNVQIGDPAVVAAVRLAKRYVQDRELPDNAIDLLDEAAARKRVELDGVPAHMDDAIRRLASLKAQLAGLMDDEDTMSKKSKERIDKEIKELEPTVSEMRVKLDSKRGAAAAAQALREEYTKLQAQLEEARKTHNFAKLGELEHVQIPDVKRRLDAAEAAVARDTSGSSTSRVVGEEDVAVVLGDWTGIPIARMLEAESEKLLKMEDRLTKRVVGQEEAVRAVSKAVRRGRVGLRDPGKPIGSFLFLGPSGVGKTELAKALAEFLFDDEQSMTRLDMSEFMEKHMAQRLVGAPPGYVDSEEGGFLTEAVRRKPYSVLLFDEVEKAHADVFNLLLQVLDDGRLTDGRGRTADFSNTVVIMTSNIGSQRILETDPKLFESAEGREALRDVLREELKNFLRPEFLNRIDDVIIFRPLSKDDLTGIVDIQLVRLEKLLVDRELKLELLPAARTRLVDLGYEPAFGARPLKRAILKNVQDPLAEEILAGGYPPGAVVRVDVKDDIFTFSKG from the coding sequence ATGGGAGCCGAACAGACCATCCACCTCGAGAAGTACGCCGCTGACGCCAAGGCCCTCGTGGCCGGGGCCCAAGCCCTCGCCGACGAGCGCAAACACGGTCAGGTGGAGCCGCTGCACCTGCTCTCGCGCGCCATCGAACGCGACCGAGGAGTGCAAGAGGTCTTCAAGAAGGCTGGGGTGTCGGCGACCGACATCGCGGTCGAGACCGAGACGCAGCTCGGCCGCCTCCCGAAGACCCAAGGCGGGCTTGCGTACCTGTCGACCGCCACGCTCCAGCTCCTCGGCCGCGCCGAGAAAGAGGCCGACAAGAGCGCCGTGGGCGTCGATCACCTGCTGAACGCGCTCTCGCAGGAGATTCGCGGGCCCGCGGCCGTGGTGCTCCAGGCGTTCGGTCTCGGGCCGGGCTCGCTCCGGCCCCACATGGAGGCCTTGAAGAGCGTGCCTCGTGAGATCCCGGTGGCCTCGAACGGCGGAGGCGGGGCGAGCTCCGACGGCGGCGCCCCGAAGTTCACGAACGACCTCACGGCCCGCGCGCGCGAGGGCCTCATCGACCCCGTGATCGGCCGCGACCTCGAGGTGCGTCGGCTCCTCCAGATCCTCGAGCGCCGGCAGAAGAACCACCCGCTCCTCGTGGGCGAGGCGGGCGTCGGCAAGACGGCCATCATCGGCGCGTTGGCGATGCGCATCGCCCAAGGGGACGTGCCCCACAACCTCTCCGGGTTCGTGCTGCACGAGCTCGAGGTCGGCTCGCTCATGGCGGGGGCGAAGCTCCGCGGCGAGGTCGAAGAGCGCTTGAAGCAGGTGCTCACCCTCGTCAAACAGAAGGACACCGTGCTCGTGATCGACGGGATCGAGTCCCTCCTCGGTCAGGGCGCGGCGGGCAGCAGCGTGGGCGACTTGCTCAAGCCGCTCCTCGCGCGCGGCGAGGTGCGCCTCCTCGCGACCACGACGCCCGAAGGGGTGCGCAAGCTCCAAGAGAAGGACCCGAACCTGCTCCGGCGCTTCACCGTGCTCGGCATCGATCCGCCCACGCCCGAGAAGGCGATCGAGATCCTGCGCGGCATCGCGACGCGGTTCGAGACCTACCACAACGTACAAATCGGCGATCCGGCCGTGGTCGCGGCGGTGAGGCTCGCCAAGCGCTACGTCCAAGACCGCGAGCTCCCCGACAACGCCATCGACCTCCTCGACGAGGCCGCGGCCCGCAAGCGCGTCGAGCTCGACGGCGTGCCCGCGCACATGGACGACGCCATCCGCAGGCTCGCGTCCCTCAAGGCCCAGCTCGCCGGCCTCATGGACGACGAGGACACCATGAGCAAAAAGTCGAAGGAGCGCATCGACAAGGAGATCAAGGAGCTCGAGCCCACGGTCTCGGAGATGCGCGTGAAGCTCGACTCGAAGCGCGGCGCCGCGGCCGCCGCCCAGGCGCTCCGTGAAGAATACACGAAGCTCCAGGCCCAGCTCGAAGAGGCCCGAAAGACCCACAACTTCGCCAAGCTCGGCGAGCTCGAGCACGTGCAAATCCCCGACGTGAAGCGCCGCCTCGACGCCGCCGAGGCCGCCGTGGCGCGCGACACCTCCGGCTCGTCGACCTCGCGCGTGGTCGGCGAAGAGGACGTGGCCGTCGTGCTCGGCGACTGGACCGGCATCCCCATCGCGCGCATGCTCGAGGCCGAGAGCGAGAAGCTCCTCAAGATGGAGGACCGCCTCACGAAGCGCGTCGTCGGCCAAGAAGAGGCCGTGCGCGCCGTCTCCAAGGCCGTCCGTCGCGGGCGCGTGGGCCTGCGTGATCCGGGCAAGCCCATCGGAAGCTTCCTCTTCCTCGGGCCGAGCGGCGTGGGCAAGACCGAGCTCGCGAAAGCGCTCGCCGAGTTCCTCTTCGACGACGAGCAGTCCATGACCCGCCTCGACATGAGCGAGTTCATGGAGAAGCACATGGCCCAGCGCCTCGTGGGCGCGCCCCCCGGCTACGTGGACAGCGAGGAGGGCGGCTTCCTCACCGAGGCCGTGCGCCGCAAGCCCTACAGCGTGCTCCTCTTCGACGAGGTCGAGAAGGCCCACGCCGACGTCTTCAACCTGCTCCTCCAGGTGCTCGACGACGGGCGCCTCACCGACGGCCGTGGACGCACGGCAGATTTCTCGAACACGGTCGTCATCATGACGAGCAACATCGGCTCGCAGCGCATCCTCGAGACCGACCCGAAGCTCTTCGAGTCGGCCGAGGGGCGCGAGGCCCTGCGCGACGTGCTCCGCGAGGAGCTCAAGAACTTCCTCCGGCCCGAGTTCTTGAACCGCATCGACGACGTCATCATCTTCCGCCCGCTCTCGAAGGACGACCTCACCGGCATCGTCGACATCCAGCTCGTGCGCCTCGAGAAGCTGCTCGTGGATCGCGAGCTCAAGCTCGAGCTGCTCCCCGCCGCGAGGACGCGCCTCGTCGACCTCGGCTACGAGCCGGCGTTCGGCGCGCGCCCGCTGAAGCGCGCCATCTTGAAGAACGTGCAGGACCCGCTCGCCGAAGAGATCCTCGCGGGTGGGTATCCACCCGGGGCCGTCGTGCGCGTCGACGTGAAAGACGACATCTTCACCTTCTCGAAGGGCTGA
- a CDS encoding UDP-N-acetylmuramate:L-alanyl-gamma-D-glutamyl-meso-diaminopimelate ligase, producing the protein MRVHFVGVCGTGMGALATLFREAGHEVSGADMAFDPPIGPALEAAGVLCMRGYEASHVCDAKPDLVVVGNAIRRGNAEADEAERLGIERTSMSLALRTHFLTGRRPFVVCGTHGKTTTSSMAAWLLEKAGTEPGYFIGGIPKNFGKGAKIGQAKRKLGGSASAFAGKSPFVVEGDEYDAVYWHKEPKFLDYVGASTDDVVVLTSIEHDHIDIYPDEARYVAEFDRLVAKIPEGGLLVIDAHDPRVREVAAKAKCRVVTTALDGDDTGGEPPVWLAAPVPIDDAGVQAFDVFVGGSSAGRFAMKSPGHHNVRNALMVIAACAEGFGVGFAELRAGLGSFEGVKRRQDLVAEVSGVRVYDDFAHHPTAVLETLRALRAKHPAGKLFAVFEPRSATACRSLHQADYPGAFAVADEVIFAPLGRTNVPEAERLDVGKLVSDIGLRASNAESVDAIVTALAGRATHGDTIALLSNGAFGGIHQKLADALRARGA; encoded by the coding sequence ATGCGCGTCCATTTCGTAGGTGTATGTGGGACGGGCATGGGCGCGCTCGCGACGTTGTTTCGCGAGGCGGGCCACGAGGTGAGCGGGGCCGACATGGCGTTCGATCCGCCCATCGGCCCCGCCCTCGAGGCCGCGGGCGTCCTGTGCATGCGCGGCTACGAGGCGAGCCACGTGTGCGACGCGAAGCCCGATCTCGTCGTCGTGGGGAACGCCATTCGACGAGGGAACGCCGAGGCGGACGAGGCCGAGCGCCTCGGCATCGAGCGCACGAGCATGAGCCTCGCGCTGCGGACGCACTTCCTCACCGGGCGCCGGCCGTTCGTGGTGTGCGGCACCCATGGCAAGACCACGACCTCGTCGATGGCCGCGTGGCTGCTCGAGAAGGCCGGCACCGAGCCCGGCTACTTCATCGGGGGCATCCCCAAGAACTTCGGCAAGGGCGCCAAGATCGGGCAAGCGAAGCGCAAGCTCGGCGGGAGCGCGTCGGCGTTCGCGGGCAAATCGCCCTTCGTCGTCGAGGGGGACGAGTACGACGCCGTCTACTGGCACAAGGAGCCCAAGTTCCTCGACTACGTCGGCGCCTCGACGGACGACGTGGTCGTGCTCACGAGCATCGAGCACGATCACATCGACATCTACCCGGACGAGGCGCGCTACGTGGCCGAGTTCGATCGGCTCGTGGCGAAGATCCCGGAGGGGGGCCTCCTCGTGATCGACGCGCACGACCCGCGTGTGCGCGAGGTGGCCGCGAAGGCGAAATGCCGCGTCGTGACCACGGCGCTCGACGGCGACGACACCGGGGGAGAGCCGCCCGTATGGCTCGCCGCGCCCGTCCCGATCGACGACGCGGGCGTGCAGGCGTTCGACGTGTTCGTCGGGGGCTCGTCGGCGGGCCGCTTCGCGATGAAGAGCCCCGGGCACCACAACGTGCGCAACGCGCTCATGGTGATCGCGGCGTGCGCCGAAGGGTTCGGCGTGGGCTTCGCCGAGCTCCGCGCCGGCCTCGGCTCGTTCGAGGGCGTGAAGCGTCGGCAGGATCTCGTGGCCGAGGTCTCCGGGGTGCGGGTCTACGACGACTTCGCGCACCACCCCACAGCGGTCCTCGAGACCTTGCGGGCGCTCCGGGCCAAGCACCCCGCGGGCAAGCTCTTCGCCGTGTTCGAGCCGCGCTCGGCCACGGCGTGCCGCTCGCTCCATCAGGCCGACTACCCGGGCGCGTTCGCGGTCGCCGACGAGGTCATCTTCGCCCCGCTCGGGCGCACCAACGTGCCCGAGGCCGAGCGCCTCGACGTGGGCAAGCTCGTGTCCGACATCGGCCTCCGCGCCTCGAACGCCGAGAGCGTCGACGCCATCGTCACCGCGCTCGCGGGCCGCGCGACCCACGGCGACACGATCGCCCTCCTCTCGAACGGCGCCTTCGGGGGCATCCACCAGAAGCTCGCCGACGCGCTCCGTGCTCGCGGCGCATGA
- the grxC gene encoding glutaredoxin 3 produces the protein MSQRVVVYVTDYCPYCTRAKSLLERRGIAYDEVDVSNDADKRAWLVSTTKRRTVPQIFIDGTPIGGSDDLHDLDRSGKLAEMMARTP, from the coding sequence ATGAGCCAACGTGTCGTCGTCTACGTGACCGACTACTGCCCCTACTGCACCCGCGCGAAGTCCCTCCTCGAGCGTCGCGGCATCGCCTACGACGAGGTCGACGTCTCGAACGACGCCGACAAACGCGCCTGGCTCGTCTCCACGACGAAGCGCCGCACCGTGCCGCAAATCTTCATCGACGGCACCCCCATCGGCGGCTCGGACGACCTCCACGACCTCGACCGTAGCGGCAAGCTCGCCGAGATGATGGCCCGCACCCCGTAG